Proteins from a genomic interval of Phocoena phocoena chromosome 20, mPhoPho1.1, whole genome shotgun sequence:
- the TMEM238 gene encoding transmembrane protein 238 has translation MAAVSAVCASQGPPPGAPSPPAGAPVPASGLGRCRLALLLAVAMDVAGMAALLTGVFAQLQVRGRDFGDLLIYSGALLVFLSLLGWILWYTGNIEISRQELERDYGLRPSALARLARKLSRRWSAPASSSAGRRAAPGAWGARPAARTPQPPAAGSRRVRLQLAALEAGPGAACASKE, from the coding sequence ATGGCGGCGGTGTCGGCGGTGTGCGCCTCGCAGGGGCCCCCGCCGGGCGCACCGTCCCCGCCGGCGGGCGCGCCTGTGCCCGCGTCCGGCCTGGGCCGCTGCCGGTTGGCGCTGCTGCTGGCCGTGGCGATGGACGTGGCGGGCATGGCGGCGCTGCTGACCGGCGTGTTCGCGCAGTTGCAGGTGCGCGGCCGCGACTTCGGCGACCTGCTCATCTACTCGGGCGCGCTGCTCGTCTTCCTAAGCCTGCTCGGCTGGATCCTCTGGTACACCGGCAACATCGAGATCTCGCGCCAGGAGCTAGAGCGCGACTACGGCCTGCGGCCCTCGGCGCTCGCCCGCCTCGCGCGAAAGCTCTCCCGCCGCTGGTCGGCGCCGGCTTCCTCCTCCGCCGGCCGGCGCGCCGCGCCCGGCGCCTGGGGAGCGCGCCCCGCCGCCCGCACGCCCCAGCCGCCCGCCGCCGGCTCCCGCCGCGTGCGCCTGCAGCTCGCCGCGCTCGAGGCCGGGCCTGGGGCGGCGTGTGCGAGCAAAGAGTGA
- the TMEM190 gene encoding transmembrane protein 190 — MVGSGIPALGLFLLMQGSVDGNGIQGFFYPWSCEGDVWDRESCGGQVAIENPNLCLRLRCCYHDGVCYHQQPDENMQRKHMWALGWMCGGLLFLISSICLFWWAKRRDMLRLPWFLKSKCNLSQTVSLLPKDRTRSEKKMVSIGSIPTEGALDVSGGTDEEGTEGGEETETGEEED, encoded by the exons ATGGTGGGGTCTGGGATCCCTGCTTTGGGCCTCTTCCTACTAATGCAGGGCTCAGTAG ATGGGAATGGAATCCAGGGATTCTTCTATCCATGGA GCTGTGAGGGAGATGTCTGGGACCGGGAGAGCTGTGGGGGCCAGGTGGCAATTGAGAACCCGAATCTCTGTCTGCGTCTACGATGCTGCTACCACGATGGGGTCTGCTACCACCAGCAGCCGGATG AAAACATGCAGAGGAAGCACATGTGGGCACTCGGCTGGATGTGCGGAGGCCTCCTCTTCCTGATCTCCAGCATCTGCCTGTTCTG GTGGGCCAAGCGGCGGGATATGCTGCGGCTGCCGTGGTTCCTGAAGAGCAAGTGCAACCTATCCCAGACCGTCTCTCTGTTACCCAAGGACCGGACACGGAGCGAAAAGAAGATGGTGTCCATTGGCAGCATACCCACAGAGGGGGCCCTGGACGTCTCAGGGGGCACTGATGAGGAAGGCACGGAAGGGGGCGAAGAAACGGAAACAGGGGAGGAGGAAGATTAG